A section of the Streptomyces sp. NBC_00178 genome encodes:
- a CDS encoding HNH endonuclease family protein — protein MISLMRRGLPALALAALPLLATSCPAGAVMVPTPVEELPFTSYAPAQPPAGAPSVRMALPLFDAIDRLPVAAEHREGYQRTLYKHWNRGLNATDGCDTRREVILAEAVEAPAVAAGCKLTGGSWRSAYDNLVVTDAGRLDVDHFVPLAEVFDSEQTPWSAERREAYANDQDSPDTLIAVSAASNRSKSDKDPAQWMPTDGTYHCTYAATWVATKLRWDLAVDENERQALLGTAEDCGDTTVTYTPAP, from the coding sequence ATGATCTCCCTGATGCGGCGTGGTCTGCCCGCGCTCGCCCTCGCCGCCCTGCCCCTGCTCGCGACGTCGTGCCCCGCTGGCGCCGTGATGGTGCCCACGCCGGTGGAGGAGCTGCCCTTCACCTCCTACGCCCCGGCCCAGCCTCCCGCCGGCGCACCCAGTGTCCGGATGGCGCTGCCGCTGTTCGATGCGATCGACCGGCTCCCGGTCGCCGCAGAACACCGCGAGGGCTACCAGCGAACCCTGTACAAGCACTGGAACCGCGGCCTGAACGCCACCGACGGCTGCGACACCCGCCGAGAAGTCATCCTCGCCGAGGCTGTCGAAGCACCCGCTGTCGCGGCCGGCTGCAAGCTCACCGGAGGATCGTGGCGCAGCGCCTACGACAACCTGGTGGTGACAGACGCAGGCCGACTCGACGTCGACCACTTCGTGCCGCTGGCTGAGGTGTTCGACTCCGAGCAGACACCGTGGAGCGCGGAGCGGCGCGAGGCCTATGCGAACGACCAGGACAGCCCCGACACGCTGATCGCTGTCTCGGCCGCCTCCAACCGGTCCAAGTCAGACAAGGACCCCGCACAGTGGATGCCCACCGACGGGACCTACCACTGCACCTACGCCGCGACCTGGGTCGCGACGAAGCTCCGCTGGGACCTGGCCGTCGACGAGAACGAGCGCCAGGCGCTCCTCGGGACCGCGGAGGACTGCGGCGACACCACTGTCACCTACACACCCGCCCCGTAA
- a CDS encoding transposase family protein, producing MSSRTLQHLSGLLAGHRRRIGSRWRRLTCGRQALLVLAHLRCGDTYARLAAGFRVGIATVYRYIREAVDLLAAQAPTLEQAMRTVRRKAYVILDGTVLPIDRIAADQPYYSGKKKHHGMNVQVLADPAGRLIWASDALPGAVHDLTAARTHGIPAALAADGIKCWADKAYQGAGPAVRVPFRGKGLRGWRRRHNRDHAKIRSLGERAMATLKCWRLLRKLRCSTTRITTVVRAVIALELAT from the coding sequence CTGTCCAGCCGCACCCTGCAGCACCTCTCCGGTCTCCTCGCAGGTCACCGCCGTCGAATCGGCTCCCGATGGCGTCGCCTGACCTGCGGCCGGCAAGCCCTGCTCGTCTTGGCGCACCTTCGCTGCGGCGACACCTACGCCCGCCTTGCAGCAGGTTTCCGCGTCGGGATAGCGACGGTCTACCGATACATACGCGAGGCCGTCGACCTCCTGGCCGCTCAGGCACCAACGCTGGAGCAGGCGATGCGGACCGTGCGGAGGAAGGCGTACGTGATCCTCGACGGCACCGTGCTGCCGATCGACCGCATCGCTGCCGACCAGCCGTATTACTCGGGGAAGAAGAAGCACCACGGGATGAACGTGCAGGTACTCGCGGATCCAGCCGGCCGTCTGATCTGGGCTTCGGACGCGCTGCCCGGGGCAGTACACGATCTGACCGCGGCCCGGACCCACGGCATTCCCGCCGCTCTCGCCGCCGATGGCATCAAGTGCTGGGCGGACAAGGCGTATCAGGGCGCAGGTCCTGCTGTCCGCGTCCCGTTCCGTGGCAAAGGTCTGCGCGGTTGGCGCCGGCGTCACAACCGCGATCACGCCAAGATCCGAAGCCTCGGCGAACGAGCCATGGCCACCCTCAAATGCTGGCGGCTCCTGCGGAAGCTCCGTTGCAGCACCACCCGGATCACCACCGTCGTCCGCGCCGTCATCGCCCTCGAACTCGCCACCTGA